A segment of the Desulfatiglans sp. genome:
GCTGATATAATATCTCAGGCAGGTAAAGAGGGTAGTATTACCATTGCAACAAATATGGCCGGGCGCGGGGTGGATATAAAGCTTACAGAAGAGAGCAAGAGGCTTGGCGGGCTTCATGTTATCCTTACAGAGCGGCATGAGGCCGGCAGGATAGACCGCCAGCTTGCAGGGCGATGCGCACGTATGGGAGATCCGGGGAGCTTTGAGGCAATACTCTCCCTGAAAGATGATATTCTTGAAAAGGGGAAAGGCGGGTTATGGAAATGGTTGACAATTGTATTTCCTTTTAAGAAAACATTGCTCTTTAGTTTTTTATCAAAAAAGGCCATATTATATGCACAGAAGAGGATGGAGCATCTCCATGCTGATATGAGAAAAAATCTTCTTAAGGATGATGAGAGGCGAGTAGAAATACTCTCCTTTTCAGGGCGTTCTGAATAGAAGGGGTTTAATAATGAAAACCAGGATATATAAGGCTGCTGTATTGATCATGGTCCTGTTTTATGTACAGATGGCCAGCGGAGAAGAGGCATATTTTGATGGTATTATTGAGCCCAGTGAGCTGGTGAAGGTGAGCAGCTCGGTTGAGGGCATCCTTGCCCAAACCTTTTTTGACCGGGGTGACAAGGTCAGGGAGGATGATGTAATTGCCTTTCTCAATTCTGACATTGAAAAGGCATCTGCAGACCTTGCACTCGCAAGGGTTGAGTTCATGAGGAGAAAGGTGCAGAGAAACGAAGACCTGTACAAGAAACAGCTTGTATCCATACATGACAAGGATGAGATGGAGACAGAGCTGATAATAGCAGAGCTTCAGCATAAAGAGGCGCTGGAAAAGGTTGAAATAAAGAGGATAAAGAGCCCTGTGAATGGCGTTGTTGTTGAG
Coding sequences within it:
- a CDS encoding efflux RND transporter periplasmic adaptor subunit; translation: MKTRIYKAAVLIMVLFYVQMASGEEAYFDGIIEPSELVKVSSSVEGILAQTFFDRGDKVREDDVIAFLNSDIEKASADLALARVEFMRRKVQRNEDLYKKQLVSIHDKDEMETELIIAELQHKEALEKVEIKRIKSPVNGVVVERFISRGEYVSDKPVMSIAQIDPLYVEVVLPSEEYGRVKKGASARIKIDTPVARELKATVSVVDTVIDAASGTFGVRLVLPNPDYSIPAGIKGRVFFRP